One stretch of Gadus chalcogrammus isolate NIFS_2021 chromosome 14, NIFS_Gcha_1.0, whole genome shotgun sequence DNA includes these proteins:
- the tox3 gene encoding TOX high mobility group box family member 3, whose product MDVRFYPTAGGNSIPGDPQNLDFAHCLGYYNFNKFQNNNYMNMTDASGALLAAGDTFHTPSLGDEEFEIPPITPPPEMEHGLALSEVHSPFQGGQETAAQHRVPLTPQFPPQSLELPSITISRNMMDQDGIAGNNGLPANLGPGHLRQYPSNQAMMMRSLINMNNPNGMMPRGHLTTINQSHLNAQLGVNMSGPNNITHTSPSPPTSKSATPSPSSSINEDDQDDSNRVIGEKRPAPVDPAKKPKTPKKKKKKDPNEPQKPVSAYALFFRDTQAAIKGQNPNATFGEVSKIVASMWDGLGEEQKQVYKSKTEAAKKEYLKALAAYRASLVSKAAAESAEAQTMRSVQQTLASTNLSPGMVMPSPLSQLSPMPSPGLSALQQAMPRAIAPKPLQMRLGGGGNQMGPSAPGGHQNNAPSGMPPQMLGQMGGGGGGQAGSMSQMSPPMPGGPPQQHSIQHIQQQQQQQHQMQKHLQHHQMQQQQMHHQHIQQQMQHQHFQHHLQQQLQQHHMQEQQQQVQQQRQQQQQQQQQQHQQQQQQQQQQQQQHLQMQHMQMHQLHQQQIQQIQQQQQQQQQQQSQCSPPQHSPGTPHSVSGSSSLGSPQPSSQPQQPHPSQIQAHAQAMSQVSIY is encoded by the exons TTCCAGAACAACAACTACATGAACATGACGGACGCAAGTGGAGCCCTTCTCGCGGCTGGCGAT ACGTTCCACACGCCCAGTTTGGGGGATGAGGAGTTTGAGATTCCACCAATCACCCCTCCACCGGAGATGGAGCACGGCCTTGCGTTATCGGAGGTGCACTCTCCCTTCCAGGGGGGCCAGGAAACGGCAGCTCAACACAGGGTTCCCTTAACCCCTCAGTTCCCCCCACAGAGCCTAGAGCTGCCTTCCATTACCATCTCACGCAACATGATGGACCAGGACGGGATCGCGGGCAACAATGGCCTACCTGCG AACCTGGGACCCGGCCACCTCCGCCAGTACCCCTCCAACCAGGCCATGATGATGAGGTCCCTCATCAACATGAACAACCCCAACGGCATGATGCCCCGCGGTCACCTGACCACCATCAACCAATCCCATCTCAACGCGCAGCTCGGCGTCAACATGTCCGGCCCCAACAACATCACCCACACCTCTCCGTCCCCGCCCACCAGCAAGTCGGCcacgccctccccctccagctccaTCAACGAGGACGACCAGGATGACAGCAATCGG GTCATCGGGGAGAAGCGGCCCGCGCCCGTGGACCCCGCCAAGAAGCCCAAGActccaaagaagaagaagaagaaggacccCAACGAGCCGCAGAAGCCGGTGTCGGCGTACGCGCTCTTCTTCAGGGACACCCAGGCCGCCATCAAGGGCCAGAACCCCAACGCCACCTTTGGCGAGGTGTCCAAGATCGTGGCCTCCATGTGGGACGGCCTCGGCGAGGAGCAGAAACAG GTGTACAAGAGTAAAACAGAAGCTGCCAAAAAGGAGTATTTAAAAGCACTCGCGGCATATCGCGCCAGCCTGGTTTCCAAG GCCGCCGCAGAGTCCGCCGAGGCCCAGACCATGCGCTCGGTGCAGCAGACGCTGGCCTCCACCAACCTGTCCCCGGGCATGGTGATGCCGTCGCCCCTCAGCCAGCTCTCGCCCATGCCCTCGCCCGGCCTGTCCGCCCTGCAGCAGGCCATGCCACGGGCCATCGCCCCCAAGCCACTCCAGATGAGACTAGGGGGCGGGGGCAATCAAATGGGGCCCTCTGCACCGGGGGGCCACCAGAACAACGCCCCCTCCGGGATGCCGCCGCAGATGCTGGGCCAGatgggcggcgggggcggaggCCAGGCCGGCTCTATGTCCCAGATGAGCCCGCCCATGCCTGGGGGGCCGCCGCAGCAGCACTCCATCCAGCacatccagcagcagcagcagcagcagcaccagatgCAGAAGCACCTGCAGCACCACcagatgcagcagcagcagatgcacCACCAGCACATCCAGCAGCAGATGCAGCATCAGCATTTCCAGCACCActtgcagcagcagctgcagcagcaccacatgcaggaacagcagcagcaggtgcagcagcagaggcaacagcagcagcagcagcagcaacagcagcaccaacagcaacagcagcagcagcaacagcagcagcagcagcacttgcAGATGCAGCACATGCAGATGCACCAACTGCATCAGCAGCAGATCCAGCAgatccaacagcagcagcagcagcagcagcagcagcagtcccaGTGTTCCCCTCCACAGCACTCTCCAGGCACGCCCCACTCAGTAAGCGGCTCCAGCTCCCTGGGCAGCCCCCAGCCCTCCAGTCAGCCCCAGCAGCCACACCCCTCCCAGATCCAGGCGCACGCCCAGGCCATGTCCCAGGTCAGCATCTATTGA